One genomic region from Marmota flaviventris isolate mMarFla1 chromosome 6, mMarFla1.hap1, whole genome shotgun sequence encodes:
- the LOC114082143 gene encoding olfactory receptor 2B11-like — MALINESHPEEFILLGFDDRPWLELPLFVILLITYPMAMMGNIAIILVSKLDPSLHSPMYFFLTNLSFLDMCYTTSIVPQMLFNLGSSKKTISYVGCAVQLFLFSTMGSTECLLLALMAVDRYVAICRPLHYTLIMNQHICILLVSIMWISGITYGVFEVTLTLQLPLCGINKLDHLFCEIPVLIKTACGEKEANEFTLSLVCSFLIAVPLCLILVSYVSIGHAISKIKSSEGRKKAFGTCSSHLIVVFLFYGPGISTYIQSPSSISRDQPKFMALFYGVMIPTINPFIYTLRNKDVKGALNKLMMGIFRC, encoded by the coding sequence ATGGCACTCATTAATGAAAGCCACCCAGAAGAGTTCATCCTACTAGGCTTTGATGACCGCCCTTGGCTAGAGCTTCCTCTGTTTGTTATTCTTCTCATAACATACCCAATGGCCATGATGGGAAACATTGCCATCATTCTGGTGTCCAAGTTAGATCCCAGTCTCCACAGtcccatgtatttcttcctcacCAACCTCTCTTTCTTGGACATGTGTTACACCACAAGCATTGTGCCTCAGATGCTATTTAACCTGGGTAGCTCTAAGAAGACCATCAGCTATGTGGGGTGTGCAGttcagttgtttcttttcagTACAATGGGAAGCACAGAATGTCTTCTCCTGGCTCTCATGGCTGTtgatcgctatgtggccatctgcaggccTCTGCACTACACCCTTATCATGAATCAGCACATCTGTATCCTGTTAGTGTCCATTATGTGGATAAGTGGAATTACTTATGGTGTCTTTGAGGTCACTCTAACATTACAGTTGCCACTATGCGGCATCAATAAACTGGATCACTTGTTTTGTGAGATTCCAGTTCTGATAAAGACTGCCTGTGGGGAAAAGGAGGCTAATGAGTTTACACTCTCTCTGGTATGCTCTTTTTTAATAGCTGTTCCTCTATGCTTAATTCTTGTCTCCTATGTGAGTATTGGACATGCCATATCTAAGATTAAATCttctgaaggaaggaaaaaggctTTTGGGACATGCTCCTCtcatctcattgtagttttcttattttatggcCCAGGCATTAGCACATACATTCAATCCCCCTCTTCCATCTCGAGGGATCAACCCAAGTTCATGGCTCTGTTCTATGGAGTGATGATTCCTACAATCAACCCATTCATCTACACACTAAGGAATAAGGATGTGAAGGGAGCATTAAACAAACTTATGATGGGCATTTTCAGATGCTAG